From one Mesoplodon densirostris isolate mMesDen1 chromosome 19, mMesDen1 primary haplotype, whole genome shotgun sequence genomic stretch:
- the ZNF175 gene encoding zinc finger protein 175 isoform X1 has protein sequence MPTQLQAPGKSGAVSKRDQELKPTKDMLADVNLPQRPQVLGPEERVGSHEGSVSFEDVTIDFSREEWQQLDPAQRRLYQDVMVEIYSHLFSVEGECGLETPPWEISETASFHNEMLDEVTRDGSRCSILEKLWEEADQTKRDQENQSKSSHQGAFLNKKKLNTERDCDYKDPGKIIHARPHLVSSQKRPHKHCSFAKRLKPNLEVNHQNQSNTTEHLDEMVESGQLFTHSSSSASCKNTHTGENFCEGNSCTKVFGHKQSFTQHQVHTQEKPDKCTECGRDFTQKSHLLEPQRFHSVENLQECGKCGRAFTPQPKLGVYVTDHTGNIPYICEECGKVFVQRPELVTHQKAHTRKKPHKCHECGKAFFQMLSLFRHQRTHTREKLYECSECGKGFSQNSTLSIHQKIHTGERQYVCSECGKAFTQKSTLSLHQRIHSGEKSYVCIECGQAFIQKAHLTVHQRSHTGEKPYQCHNCGKSFISKSQLDIHHRIHTGEKPYECSDCGKTFTQKSHLNIHQKIHTGERHHVCSECGKAFNQKSILSMHQRIHTGEKPYKCSDCGKAFTSKSQFREHQRIHTGEKPYVCTACGKAFNGRSNFHKHQMTHSRERTFACYKCGHTFTQKSELITHQRTHIGEKPYECCDCGKSFSRKPQLKVHQRIHTGERPYVCSKCGKSFNNRSNFNKHRTTHTRDKSYKSSYSVQGFTQKSVPNMHICK, from the exons ATGCCCACCCAGCTCCAGGCTCCTGGAAAGAGTGGAGCTGTCAGCAAGAGAGACCAAGAATTGAAGCCCACAAAGGACATGCTTGCTGATGTGAATTTACCGCAGAGGCCCCAGGTCCTGGGTCCAGAAGAGCGGGTTGGATCACATGAG GGGTCCGTGTCATTTGAGGACGTGACCATAGACTTCAGCAGGGAGGAGTGGCAGCAACTGGACCCTGCCCAGAGACGACTGTACCAGGATGTGATGGTAGAGATCTACAGCCACCTCTTCTCCGTGG AAGGGGAGTGTGGGCTTGAAACCCCACCATGGGAAATTTCTGAAACAGCTTCATTTCACAATGAGATGTTGGATGAAGTCACAAGAGATGGCTCACGGTGTTCCATTTTAGAAAAGCTGTGGGAAGAAGCTGACCAAACAAAGAGAGATCAGGAAAATCAAAGTAAATCTTCACATCAGGGGGCTTTCCTCAACAAGAAGAAATTGAACACAGAGAGGGACTGTGACTATAAGGACCCTGGAAAAATCATCCATGCGAGGCCCCACCTTGTTTCTTCACAAAAGAGACCTCATAAACATTGCTCTTTTGCAAAAAGGTTGAAACCTAATCTAGAAGTAAATCATCAAAATCAAAGCAACACCACAGAACACCTTGATGAGATGGTTGAATCTGGTCAGCTATTCACCCACAGCTCTTCCAGTGCCAGCTGCAAAAATACTCATACAGGAGAGAACTTCTGTGAAGGTAATTCATGCACAAAAGTCTTCGGCCATAAACAGTCATTCACACAACATCAAGTTCACACTCAGGAAAAACCAGATAAGTGCACTGAATGTGGGAGGGACTTTACCCAGAAGTCACACCTCCTTGAGCCACAGAGATTCCACAGTGTAGAAAACCTCCAGGAATGTGGTAAATGCGGGAGAGCCTTCACCCCACAACCAAAACTTGGTGTATATGTGACAGATCATACAGGTAACATACCGTATATATGTGAGGAATGTGGAAAAGTCTTTGTTCAGAGGCCAGAACTGGTTACACACCAGAAAGCTCACACTAGAAAGAAGCCCCATAAATGCCatgaatgtggaaaagccttttTCCAGATGTTATCTCTCTTCAGACATCAGAGAACTCATACTAGAGAAAAACTCTAcgaatgcagtgaatgtgggaagggCTTCTCCCAGAATTCAACCCTCAGTATACATCAGAAAATTCATACTGGCGAGCGACAGTACGTATGCAGcgaatgtgggaaggccttcacCCAGAAGTCAACACTCAGCTTGCACCAGAGGATCCATTCAGGGGAGAAGTCTTATGTGTGTATCGAATGTGGCCAGGCCTTTATCCAGAAGGCACACCTGACTGTACATCAGAGAAGTCACACGGGAGAGAAACCTTATCAGTGCCACAACTGTGGGAAATCCTTCATTTCCAAGTCACAACTTGATATACATCATCGAATCCATACTGGggagaaaccttatgaatgtaGTGACTGTGGGAAAACCTTCACCCAAAAGTCGCACCTCAACATACACCAGAaaattcacactggagaaagaCACCAcgtgtgcagtgaatgtgggaaggccttcaaCCAGAAGTCAATACTCAGCATGCATCAGCGAATTCACACCGGAGAGAAGCCTTACAAATGCAGTGACTGTGGGAAAGCCTTTACTTCCAAGTCACAATTCAGAGAGCATCAGCggatccacactggagagaaaccctacgTATGCACTGCATGTGGGAAGGCTTTCAATGGTAGGTCAAATTTCCATAAACATCAGATGACTCACAGTAGAGAGAGAACTTTTGCTTGTTACAAGTGTGGACACACCTTCACTCAGAAATCAGAGCTGATTACACATCAGAGAACTCATATCGGAGAGAAACCTTACGAATGCTGTGACTGTGGGAAGTCCTTCAGTAGGAAACCACAACTCAAAGTGCATCAACGAATCCACACTGGAGAGAGACCTTACGTGTGTTCCAAGTGTGGGAAGAGCTTCAACAACAGATCAAATTTTAATAAACACCGAACAACTCATACCAGAGACAAATCTTACAAAAGCAGTTATTCTGTGCAAGGCTTTACTCAGAAGTCAGTTCCTaatatgcatatatgtaaatGA
- the ZNF175 gene encoding zinc finger protein 175 isoform X2, with translation MPTQLQAPGKSGAVSKRDQELKPTKDMLADVNLPQRPQVLGPEERVGSHEGSVSFEDVTIDFSREEWQQLDPAQRRLYQDVMVEIYSHLFSVGYHIPNPEIIFRMEKGKEQWMGEAELPRQRYHEGECGLETPPWEISETASFHNEMLDEVTRDGSRCSILEKLWEEADQTKRDQENQSKSSHQGAFLNKKKLNTERDCDYKDPGKIIHARPHLVSSQKRPHKHCSFAKRLKPNLEVNHQNQSNTTEHLDEMVESGQLFTHSSSSASCKNTHTGENFCEGNSCTKVFGHKQSFTQHQVHTQEKPDKCTECGRDFTQKSHLLEPQRFHSVENLQECGKCGRAFTPQPKLGVYVTDHTGNIPYICEECGKVFVQRPELVTHQKAHTRKKPHKCHECGKAFFQMLSLFRHQRTHTREKLYECSECGKGFSQNSTLSIHQKIHTGERQYVCSECGKAFTQKSTLSLHQRIHSGEKSYVCIECGQAFIQKAHLTVHQRSHTGEKPYQCHNCGKSFISKSQLDIHHRIHTGEKPYECSDCGKTFTQKSHLNIHQKIHTGERHHVCSECGKAFNQKSILSMHQRIHTGEKPYKCSDCGKAFTSKSQFREHQRIHTGEKPYVCTACGKAFNGRSNFHKHQMTHSRERTFACYKCGHTFTQKSELITHQRTHIGEKPYECCDCGKSFSRKPQLKVHQRIHTGERPYVCSKCGKSFNNRSNFNKHRTTHTRDKSYKSSYSVQGFTQKSVPNMHICK, from the exons ATGCCCACCCAGCTCCAGGCTCCTGGAAAGAGTGGAGCTGTCAGCAAGAGAGACCAAGAATTGAAGCCCACAAAGGACATGCTTGCTGATGTGAATTTACCGCAGAGGCCCCAGGTCCTGGGTCCAGAAGAGCGGGTTGGATCACATGAG GGGTCCGTGTCATTTGAGGACGTGACCATAGACTTCAGCAGGGAGGAGTGGCAGCAACTGGACCCTGCCCAGAGACGACTGTACCAGGATGTGATGGTAGAGATCTACAGCCACCTCTTCTCCGTGG GGTATCACATTCCCAACCCAGAGATCATTTTCAGgatggaaaaaggaaaggaacaaTGGATGGGGGAGGCTGAACTCCCACGTCAGAGGTATCATG AAGGGGAGTGTGGGCTTGAAACCCCACCATGGGAAATTTCTGAAACAGCTTCATTTCACAATGAGATGTTGGATGAAGTCACAAGAGATGGCTCACGGTGTTCCATTTTAGAAAAGCTGTGGGAAGAAGCTGACCAAACAAAGAGAGATCAGGAAAATCAAAGTAAATCTTCACATCAGGGGGCTTTCCTCAACAAGAAGAAATTGAACACAGAGAGGGACTGTGACTATAAGGACCCTGGAAAAATCATCCATGCGAGGCCCCACCTTGTTTCTTCACAAAAGAGACCTCATAAACATTGCTCTTTTGCAAAAAGGTTGAAACCTAATCTAGAAGTAAATCATCAAAATCAAAGCAACACCACAGAACACCTTGATGAGATGGTTGAATCTGGTCAGCTATTCACCCACAGCTCTTCCAGTGCCAGCTGCAAAAATACTCATACAGGAGAGAACTTCTGTGAAGGTAATTCATGCACAAAAGTCTTCGGCCATAAACAGTCATTCACACAACATCAAGTTCACACTCAGGAAAAACCAGATAAGTGCACTGAATGTGGGAGGGACTTTACCCAGAAGTCACACCTCCTTGAGCCACAGAGATTCCACAGTGTAGAAAACCTCCAGGAATGTGGTAAATGCGGGAGAGCCTTCACCCCACAACCAAAACTTGGTGTATATGTGACAGATCATACAGGTAACATACCGTATATATGTGAGGAATGTGGAAAAGTCTTTGTTCAGAGGCCAGAACTGGTTACACACCAGAAAGCTCACACTAGAAAGAAGCCCCATAAATGCCatgaatgtggaaaagccttttTCCAGATGTTATCTCTCTTCAGACATCAGAGAACTCATACTAGAGAAAAACTCTAcgaatgcagtgaatgtgggaagggCTTCTCCCAGAATTCAACCCTCAGTATACATCAGAAAATTCATACTGGCGAGCGACAGTACGTATGCAGcgaatgtgggaaggccttcacCCAGAAGTCAACACTCAGCTTGCACCAGAGGATCCATTCAGGGGAGAAGTCTTATGTGTGTATCGAATGTGGCCAGGCCTTTATCCAGAAGGCACACCTGACTGTACATCAGAGAAGTCACACGGGAGAGAAACCTTATCAGTGCCACAACTGTGGGAAATCCTTCATTTCCAAGTCACAACTTGATATACATCATCGAATCCATACTGGggagaaaccttatgaatgtaGTGACTGTGGGAAAACCTTCACCCAAAAGTCGCACCTCAACATACACCAGAaaattcacactggagaaagaCACCAcgtgtgcagtgaatgtgggaaggccttcaaCCAGAAGTCAATACTCAGCATGCATCAGCGAATTCACACCGGAGAGAAGCCTTACAAATGCAGTGACTGTGGGAAAGCCTTTACTTCCAAGTCACAATTCAGAGAGCATCAGCggatccacactggagagaaaccctacgTATGCACTGCATGTGGGAAGGCTTTCAATGGTAGGTCAAATTTCCATAAACATCAGATGACTCACAGTAGAGAGAGAACTTTTGCTTGTTACAAGTGTGGACACACCTTCACTCAGAAATCAGAGCTGATTACACATCAGAGAACTCATATCGGAGAGAAACCTTACGAATGCTGTGACTGTGGGAAGTCCTTCAGTAGGAAACCACAACTCAAAGTGCATCAACGAATCCACACTGGAGAGAGACCTTACGTGTGTTCCAAGTGTGGGAAGAGCTTCAACAACAGATCAAATTTTAATAAACACCGAACAACTCATACCAGAGACAAATCTTACAAAAGCAGTTATTCTGTGCAAGGCTTTACTCAGAAGTCAGTTCCTaatatgcatatatgtaaatGA